In Cydia pomonella isolate Wapato2018A chromosome 1, ilCydPomo1, whole genome shotgun sequence, one genomic interval encodes:
- the LOC133525780 gene encoding uncharacterized protein LOC133525780 isoform X2, whose translation MKNNTKSNEIKKIKAQIAWCKGYTTKIEKLLDEPDKPLDSETAQIRLEQTEANLKKYNDLALELAILTEKDSSEDFEEEDEHEERTIIVISRLRKLTSTVSKTTTSSSSSETTVDTTGVTSYHGGVRLPEIDIPAYDGKDYTKYVAFIELFDAIIDSSDKLKPVQKLFYLKKYLKGEALALIEGLPLTSESYGKARELIKLRYDNKFLVITNHIQAIIDSTPIAKGTASNLRELVANTRQHLGALKALGQPIEQWDLIVLTIILKKVDQFSCRAYHQERDSDKMPNLEDFLSFVERRASSFEESQQSEDCDLWTKKFEFPGNKMLRGAGSKV comes from the exons atgaaaaataataccaaatccaacgaaataaagaaaataaaggcACAGATCGCGTGGTGTAAAGGATATACAACCAAAATAGAAAAACTTTTAGACGAACCGGACAAGCCTTTAGACTCTGAAACAGCACAAATTAGATTGGAGCAAACAGAAGCCAATCTCAAAAAATACAACGACTTAGCGCTGGAGCTAGCCATCTTGACTGAAAAGGATTCATCTGAAGATTTTGAAGAAGAGGATGAACACGAGGAGCGAACAATAATCGTCATCTCGAGATTACGGAAACTAACCTCAACAGTATCGAAAACAACTACGTCTTCGTCATCGTCGGAAACAACAGTGGATACCACGGGCGTGACTAGTTACCATGGTGGAGTGCGGTTACCGGAAATCGACATTCCTGCGTACGACGGGAAGGATTACACTAAATACGTCGCATTCATCGAGCTCTTCGACGCGATAATAGACTCCAGTGACAAGTTGAAACCAGTGCAAAAACTTTTCTATttgaaaaaatacctaaaaggTGAAGCTTTAGCCTTAATAGAAGGACTTCCCTTAACCAGTGAATCATATGGTAAAGCCAGAGAACTAATTAAATTGCGTTATGATAACAAATTTTTAGTAATAACAAATCACATTCAAGCTATAATAGATAGCACACCCATTGCAAAAGGTACTGCCAGCAACCTGAGGGAACTTGTTGCCAATACTCGTCAGCATCTAGGTGCTCTTAAAGCCTTAGGTCAGCCAATAGAACAATGGGACTTAATTGTACTAACTATTATCTTAAAAAAGGTGGATCAGTTTTCGTGCAGAGCCTATCATCAGGAACGGGACAGTGACAAGATGCCAAATCTTGAAGATTTCTTGTCATTTGTGGAGAGGAGAGCCAGCAGCTTTGAAGAAAGCCAGCAAAGTGAAG ACTGTGACCTATGGACAAAAAAGTTCGAGTTTCCTGGCAACAAGATGCTTAGAGGAGCTGGCAGTAAGGTATGA
- the LOC133525780 gene encoding uncharacterized protein LOC133525780 isoform X1 encodes MYVDDALFGADSIKDALEVRDQFTNLLSHADFHLHKWAANDPKLLTGISPESCYADDHQLSMKTDLKALGMVFNPNQDVFKINYPNKEIQHWDKRSILSFIGSFFDPLGLAGPIVVRAKQFLQDLWRQNLDWTSPIPEEFLSKWIKFHKEILEMPTIQIQRHVMPTKDQVEIIGFCDASSKSYGACIYVRTFQNGKATMNLLCSKSKIAPMKNELTIPKLELNAAVLLAKLFDKVKQILANVKITAKYLLSDSKVTLCWIKSNKESLPVYVKNRIQIINNVTSDCIWSHIDGATNPADVLSRGCSALVLAKNDLWWHGPHDFLDPNYHPQPFTVTNSSENTNDTFSSHLACLIATPNEPELLKKYSSWIKLQRVHAWILRFYNNCKNSNNKNNGNLSVSEIQQSKYKIVSLLQHEYFKEEIHCINNKLPIKSNLKSLVPFLDANNVLRVTGRLHNANIPYAQKHPMILPKKCFVTSLIIQYEHKSLLHGGLKDTISSLAQTYWIINCNKEVSKIIGKCITCYRFKAQAASQLMGSLPFDRVNEAKVFDVIGIDYCGPFSIKQSSLRRSIVTKSYVCVFVCFATKAIHLELVSDMTTPAFIAALKRFTARRGYPSKIFCDNAKTFIGADNSLKELSNLSSKEHQDYVTDYAVSKNIDFKYIPSYSPTFGGLWEAAVKSSKKHFKRVIGNSLFTYEEFNSIIVMTEGILNSRPITQMSRDPTDFTYLTPGHFLIQRPINSIPEPDITSIPQNRLRLWRRCAQIHQSFWKAWHKQYLSLLNNRPKWHKIQPNVVLDNLVLLRDIRCSPLQWPVGRIIKIHYGADQKARVVDLKLPNGNITRRAINKISVLPIEM; translated from the coding sequence ATGTATGTGGATGATGCCCTCTTCGGAGCAGACTCCATTAAGGATGCATTGGAGGTAAGAGACCAATTTACTAACTTGCTGTCTCATGCAGATTTCCATCTGCACAAGTGGGCAGCCAATGATCCCAAACTGCTGACTGGTATCTCTCCCGAATCTTGCTATGCTGATGATCACCAGCTCTCCATGAAAACTGATCTCAAAGCCTTAGGCATGGTATTCAATCCCAATCAAGatgttttcaaaattaattatccCAACAAAGAAATACAACATTGGGACAAGCGCTCAATCCTTAGCTTCATTGGATCCTTTTTTGATCCTTTAGGGCTGGCAGGGCCTATAGTTGTCAGGGCCAAGCAATTTCTACAAGATCTTTGGAGGCAAAACTTGGACTGGACCTCTCCAATACCAGAGGAATTCTTAAGTAAATGGATTAAATTTCACAAAGAAATATTGGAGATGccaactatacaaatacaaaggcATGTAATGCCTACCAAGGATCAAGTAGAAATCATAGGGTTTTGTGATGCCTCATCCAAATCTTATGGAGCATGTATATATGTAAGAACCTTTCAAAATGGAAAGGCTACAATGAACCTGCTATGCAGCAAATCAAAAATAGCCCCGATGAAAAATGAACTTACAATTccaaaattagaattaaatGCTGCAGTGTTGCTAGCAAAATTATTTGATAAGGTAAAACAAATTTTGGCAAATGTAAAAATAACTGCAAAATATTTACTATCCGACTCAAAGGTTACTTTGTGCTGGATCAAGTCAAATAAAGAATCACTACCTGTTTATGTAAAAAACAGAatacagataataaataatgtaactaGTGATTGCATTTGGAGCCATATTGATGGAGCAACCAACCCGGCTGATGTCTTATCTAGAGGTTGTAGTGCACTCGTCCTCGCCAAAAATGACTTGTGGTGGCATGGTCCCCATGACTTTCTGGACCCTAACTACCATCCCCAGCCATTCACAGTCACCAACAGCTCAGAAAATACTAATGATACTTTCAGCAGCCACCTAGCCTGTTTGATTGCTACACCAAATGAGCcagaattacttaaaaaatactcatCATGGATAAAGTTGCAAAGAGTACATGCTTGGATTTtaagattctataataattgtaaaaattcaaataataaaaataatggtaatcTCTCTGTAAGTGAAATCCAACAATCTAAATACAAAATTGTATCACTCTTGCAACATGAGTATTTTAAAGAAGAAATAcactgtataaataataaattaccaattaaaagtaatttaaaaagctTAGTTCCATTTTTGGATGCAAACAATGTATTAAGAGTAACAGGAAGATTGCATAATGCAAATATCCCATATGCACAAAAGCATCCAATGATTTTGCccaaaaaatgttttgtgacTAGTTTAATAATCCAATATGAGCACAAGTCCTTATTACATGGTGGTTTAAAAGATACAATTAGCAGCCTAGCTCAGACATACTGGATTATTAACTGCAATAAAGAAGTCTCTAAAATAATTGGAAAATGTATCACTTGCTATAGATTTAAAGCTCAAGCTGCCTCACAGCTAATGGGGTCTTTGCCCTTCGATAGAGTAAATGAGGCCAAAGTATTTGATGTTATTGGTATAGATTATTGTGGGCCTTTTAGCATCAAACAGTCTTCACTGCGAAGAAGCATTGTCACAAAAAGTTATGTCTGTGTATTTGTGTGCTTTGCCACTAAAGCTATCCACTTAGAACTAGTCTCGGACATGACCACCCCAGCCTTCATTGCTGCATTAAAAAGGTTTACAGCCAGGCGTGGTTATCCATCCAAAATCTTTTGTGACAACGCTAAAACGTTTATTGGAGCTGACAATTCTCTTAAAGAGCTTTCAAATTTAAGCTCTAAAGAGCATCAAGATTATGTCACAGATTATGCAGTTTCAAAAAATATAGACTTTAAATATATTCCTAGCTATTCACCTACATTTGGAGGCCTCTGGGAGGCAGCCGTGAAAAGCTCAAAAAAGCATTTTAAGCGGGTCATAGGTAACAGCTTATTTACTTATGAAGAATTTAATAGTATCATAGTGATGACAGAAGGGATCCTTAACTCAAGACCCATAACGCAAATGTCTAGAGATCCTACAGACTTTACATACCTGACCCCAGGTCACTTCTTAATTCAAAGACCAATAAATAGCATTCCTGAGCCTGACATAACATCCATACCTCAAAATAGGTTGCGATTATGGCGCCGTTGCGCACAAATACATCAAAGTTTCTGGAAGGCTTGGCACAAACAATATTTAAGTCTATTGAATAACCGGCCTAAATGGCACAAAATTCAACCTAATGTTGTACTAGATAACCTAGTGCTTCTTAGAGATATCAGATGCAGTCCGTTGCAGTGGCCAGTAGGCAGAATCATCAAGATTCATTATGGCGCTGACCAAAAAGCAAGGGTGGTAGACTTAAAGCTGCCTAATGGTAATATTACTAGGAGGGCCATAAACAAAATTAGTGTTTTGCCCATTGAAATGTAA